GAAGAACTTGAACACTTGATGAGGGTGCTCTCAAGGGTGGGTATGAATCAAAAAGAGGTAGATAGAAATATTAGAATGATATGAAGCATGACAACAAGGGATCCTATTCAGTAAAGTCCTTCCTTCAAGTGGTTTATAAGTATGATATGATATATGACACCGTGGCAGATAGTATGACATCGATGAACTTTgtactattataaaatttagtATGGATTTTAGTATTAGTTAAAAGAAATTATTCAATGTTCCACTTAAAAATACGAAATCTGCTTTGTTGAATATTCAAATGAAATGTAAACTCAATAGccaatataatataaaatatataaggaaaagtatgaggagccaatgtAATATTTGTACAATGAAATGGAGATTTaggaagtattagagatataaccattagtgttacatttttTCATCAGCTGaagtttttgggatgagtggtatcataaCATGGTATTAGAACTCTAGATTTAAAAGGTTATAAGTTCGATTTTTGGTGAACCCCAAAATCAGTTTAAGCTTATGGGGAATGTTCATTTTGTCAATGTCCTATTGGACAAATAGTTATCTTAAAATCTGCTCCTTGATATAACTTTTTTATTCCCTGTCACCTTTATAATTTGATCTTGTTTTGTTTATTCCTAGAAAGGTCTCTCAGAGATCCACCTACTATACATGTGAAAGCATTCTTGAGGCTTGTACTCTGGTGCTGTGTGCCCTCCACCCTGCAATCATATCCATCATTATAAAACAAATAAGTTATCTTATCACCATTTGTGTCCAAAAAGAGAGATCTAGGTCTTGCCTTGACAGTTGCAAATGTCATTGCATTGGAGTAAGTCCTTGTGTATCTGCTTAAgtggggaaaaaataaaaacaaacagtaaatgtaaaagagaaaagaaaagcatCAACTGCATAATAGAGCTTTCTAGAGTTAAAGGAATGAATACCCTGCAACTTGGCCATTAGTATACCATGGCCTCCAATCGTCTACAATGGAGTAGTTTAACGATCTTATCCATGCTTGAGttgccaagaaaggaacaaccatGTCATGATCCCCACTGTTATcaatacatcaaatttattTTCCATTGAAATCATAATAAAAGTTAATGATCAAGTCTCAAGTATGAAGCAAACAGAGAAAACTGACCTGTAAATCAAGGAACGATAGCCTTTTCTGCTGAGATTTACTTGATATGGAAAGTTGCTAGAGATATCATACTTGTAAGGCATATTTCTGGTGCAGCGTTTCCATTTCTTTTTAGTTCCCTGCAAGCTTTACTCTTAAGAACCATGCAAATGATCATTGGGAAATCAACTTCACATGAGTTTATACCTTCCGCACGTTAAGGGCATTGCGGACTTTGTCATCATTGGCCCAATAGGCACTAACGAGATATCCATAACTCTGGTGATAGAAACAGCActcaaattaaaacaaaaataatccCGCTACATTACCAAAAGCATTTCTGTCAACTTatgccaactcttatttatgACTGTGTTTAATGGGAGTGTCTTTGTgaatgtgtctaataaaaatacatttattATGACTGTGTCTAATGGAAGtgtctttatatatgtattttctGAATGTGTCTCCTTATACatgtgtttaaaatataataattaattattgttggcAATAATTGGCGGATAGTATATTGGTACCTTATACTTTTCCAAACAAAAAAGGAAGGTTACCCGGCAATTCCTGGATGGTAATCTGAGATGAGTATCTTTGAACTTCCCATGATAGTTATCTGTTAGTGATCTCCTCCAAGAAGATTCCAATGGCTTCTGTGTGGCGAACTCGCACTTGGGCTCCAAAATGTTGGCTGTTGCAATACCTGATGTGATCTGCAGAATTGCTCTTCACTTTTCAGGCTATAAATCAAGATAATGAAATTTTGATAACAAAGATTATGGGGGCAATAAAATGAAAATTGATGGTTTCATACCTCATCAAAGGAGTTGAGATCTCTTGAACACAAAACATTTCTCATGTCTACATTTACATATTCTCCTTTACAATGTTTTTGCAGTGACTGTTTTCATTGAGTGAATTATAGAATCAGTTAGCATTTTTGAAACTAATTTTCAATgccattttaaaaataaagtattaAGAACTACCTTGTATAGTTCATCAGAAATGAGTCCCATCCCATGAGCAAATGGGATtacataatttttttgatttcGATCTATTATAGGATTCCCCATCAGGTATCCCTAAAGAAAAGAACATTCATTACTTCTTGTTTGCATTAATCTTCTGTTCAAATTCTTTTCATGAATTTCTGCTTTACCTGTTTGATCATCAAAGCAAAAAAGTTGAAGATAATACATTTTAAATGGAGTTACTTGTTCATTTATATATCTTTTAAGTTGCATCTTAGGCTGTTTATTTCTAGAGACATAAGGGAATATGAAAATCAAACCTGCAGATTTATCCATGGTTGGAGGCCTCGTTCATTTGCTGCAAACAAGGAAATAGGAAATTTGTGGGATAGTTAAGCTGTCAACAACACATTGTATGTGAattggtgaaaactcaggtgcaagtcgacttcacatgaagttgatatctgagagcagatatcaacttcatgtgaagtcgactttacctgagttttcaccatcAAAACTCTTTAAAGTGAAACAACATTACCATACAATCTTTGTTGATCCAATACCTTTTGAAATTTCGTCAGCAATTATAGGAACATGCATACCAGAATATGAATCACCAGCAATGTAAACTTTGTTGTTGAGAAATTCTGGATGATCCATTATCCACTACAAAGATTTATACATGACATTATACTCATTAATATAACTGCAAACAAGGGAAACAATTCATGAAGCAATATAAAGTTGTGAGCATACCTTCCTCAAAAATTGATAGGCTTGATTGACTGACAAGGAATCGCTGCGTTGTGAAGCGAATTCCGTTGTAGCATATGAAAAGCCAGTATTAACAGGCAAATCTACAAATACAATGCTACTTACCTGCCACAAAAATTGCAATAACTTTCTTGAATAACATGAACAACCACCAATTAAATCAAAACACATTATACCTCCAAATTACCCacttaaatcttaatattagaataaccatCTGCACacctagtaaaatgaacatccgatatatccattgttcacattgtttagtattttcattgtctacctatactttttctaaaactattaactGTAAAACAAATAAATGCCAAAATTATATATTTCAGCCAATAGAATGTAGATAATTGTCTCTACCTTAGTCCATGAGTTTGGCTTATACACCAAACTAGGGAGGCcgccatcatattcatcaactTGAAATGCAAGTGGTCCTGCAATGCATCATAAGAGAGACTATCTTAAGGACTAAAAGAATGAAAGATTAAGGTAGCAGTAATTGTGAATGATGCTTTCAACCTATTTCATAGACAAGGCCAGAAAAAGCAGAGCAGCCAGGACCACCAGTGAGCCAGAGCATGAGAGGATCCTCTCTTGGATTGTTCTCTGACTCAATGAAATAGTAGAAACTCTGAACATCATCATTTTCTCCTACTCCTATATACCTGATcaacacatatatatattatttaaattattctcTATTCTCTTAacttgatttgctcccaatattATGCATGCAAAGTTTTAGAATATTATTGAAATCTCAAAAGATAGCACATGAGTGTAACTGACCCAGTTTCAAGCAGAAAAGGAAGTGGTCCCTGGAATCCTGGAAGGTACTTAACAATGGTACCACAGTCTCCAAGTTGAGATGAAATCTGCAGTAGCA
This sequence is a window from Arachis stenosperma cultivar V10309 chromosome 10, arast.V10309.gnm1.PFL2, whole genome shotgun sequence. Protein-coding genes within it:
- the LOC130955656 gene encoding serine carboxypeptidase-like 2; the protein is MSIFSSTCLTDPRFICHGFLLPILLLLLQISSQLGDCGTIVKYLPGFQGPLPFLLETGYIGVGENDDVQSFYYFIESENNPREDPLMLWLTGGPGCSAFSGLVYEIGPLAFQVDEYDGGLPSLVYKPNSWTKVSSIVFVDLPVNTGFSYATTEFASQRSDSLSVNQAYQFLRKWIMDHPEFLNNKVYIAGDSYSGMHVPIIADEISKANERGLQPWINLQGYLMGNPIIDRNQKNYVIPFAHGMGLISDELYKSLQKHCKGEYVNVDMRNVLCSRDLNSFDEITSGIATANILEPKCEFATQKPLESSWRRSLTDNYHGKFKDTHLRLPSRNCRSYGYLVSAYWANDDKVRNALNVRKGTKKKWKRCTRNMPYKYDISSNFPYQVNLSRKGYRSLIYSGDHDMVVPFLATQAWIRSLNYSIVDDWRPWYTNGQVAGYTRTYSNAMTFATVKGGGHTAPEYKPQECFHMYSRWISERPF